The Solibacillus sp. FSL R7-0682 genome includes a window with the following:
- a CDS encoding catalase, translating to MDDKNKILTNRQGHPITNNQSIRTVSNRGPATLENYDFIEKISHFDRERVPERVVHARGAGAHGVFEAYGTVGDEPISKYTRAKLFQEKGKKTPVFVRFSTVIHGGHSPETLRDPRGFAVKFYTEDGNWDLVGNNLKIFFIRDAMKFPDMIHAFKPDPVTNRQDAERFFDFCAASPESFHMVTLIYSPWGIPANYRMMQGSGVNTYKWVNAEGKAVLVKYHWEPKQGIRNLTQQQAQDIQGKNFNHATQDLFDAIEEGDYPEWELFVQIMEDGPHEELDFDPLDDTKLWPEDLFPWMAVGKMTLNKNPEDYFTEVEQVAFGTGVLVDGLDFSDDKMLQGRTFSYSDTQRYRVGSNYLQLPINAPKKHVATNQRGGQMQYKVDTHENPHINYEPSLLGGLKEAKQDGKEHTPFVEGNLVRQSIDRTNDTKQAGESYRKFEKWEQDDLILNLTTDLAKCAPVIQEKIIQYAEAADEEYGRRLRENLKAATDDSGPLGNAVNDEAVQQAIDESKETGPL from the coding sequence CAAATAACCAATCAATTAGAACAGTAAGCAATCGAGGGCCTGCAACCTTAGAAAATTATGACTTTATCGAAAAGATAAGTCACTTTGATCGAGAACGTGTACCGGAGCGTGTTGTTCATGCACGTGGTGCTGGAGCCCACGGTGTTTTTGAAGCATATGGAACAGTTGGAGATGAGCCGATTTCAAAGTATACACGCGCGAAATTATTTCAGGAGAAGGGGAAGAAAACACCTGTTTTTGTCCGCTTTTCAACAGTAATTCATGGGGGGCATTCCCCTGAAACATTACGCGATCCCCGTGGCTTTGCGGTGAAATTTTATACGGAAGACGGAAACTGGGATTTAGTCGGCAATAATTTAAAAATCTTCTTTATTCGTGATGCCATGAAATTCCCTGATATGATTCATGCATTTAAGCCAGATCCAGTAACGAATAGACAGGATGCAGAGCGCTTTTTTGATTTCTGTGCAGCATCACCTGAAAGTTTCCATATGGTGACGTTAATTTATTCACCGTGGGGAATTCCCGCTAATTATCGTATGATGCAAGGGTCGGGTGTAAATACGTATAAATGGGTGAACGCAGAAGGGAAGGCAGTGCTCGTTAAATATCATTGGGAGCCAAAACAAGGAATTCGTAATTTGACACAACAGCAGGCACAAGATATTCAAGGGAAAAACTTCAATCACGCGACACAAGATTTATTTGATGCGATTGAAGAAGGGGATTACCCTGAATGGGAACTATTTGTTCAAATTATGGAAGATGGCCCGCATGAGGAGCTTGATTTTGATCCTCTTGATGATACAAAGCTATGGCCAGAGGATTTATTCCCTTGGATGGCTGTCGGTAAAATGACGCTAAATAAAAATCCAGAAGATTACTTTACTGAGGTAGAGCAAGTTGCGTTTGGAACAGGGGTTCTTGTTGATGGGTTAGATTTCTCAGATGATAAGATGCTACAAGGGCGAACATTTAGCTATTCGGATACACAGCGCTATCGTGTTGGGTCAAACTATTTACAGTTACCAATTAATGCACCAAAAAAACATGTTGCAACAAATCAACGTGGTGGTCAAATGCAATATAAAGTGGATACGCACGAAAATCCACATATAAATTATGAGCCATCTTTATTAGGCGGCTTAAAAGAAGCAAAGCAAGATGGAAAAGAGCATACACCTTTTGTTGAAGGGAATCTTGTACGACAATCCATTGACCGTACAAATGATACGAAGCAAGCCGGTGAATCGTACCGGAAATTTGAAAAGTGGGAACAAGATGATCTAATTTTAAATTTGACGACAGATTTAGCAAAATGTGCACCGGTTATTCAGGAAAAAATTATCCAATATGCAGAGGCTGCAGATGAAGAATACGGCAGACGTTTACGCGAAAATTTAAAAGCAGCAACTGATGACTCTGGTCCACTTGGAAATGCTGTGAATGATGAAGCGGTTCAGCAAGCGATTGATGAAAGCAAAGAAACAGGACCACTGTAA
- a CDS encoding YehS family protein, producing the protein MDNNDILIRVRYALDLKNREMVEIFKLGGFEVTPEDMPKLLTKSLEKDEEAPADYDQLKVNNKNLEAFFNGLITYKRGPMPKKEGHVAPVQEKPDHVNNMVLKKLKVACQLTTEDMLDVLDDGGIAVSKGELGAIMRKPGHRNYKECGDNFARKFLKGLSVRYRG; encoded by the coding sequence ATGGATAATAATGATATTTTAATCCGTGTGCGTTATGCACTTGATTTGAAAAATAGAGAAATGGTCGAAATTTTTAAGCTTGGTGGTTTCGAAGTTACACCAGAAGACATGCCAAAGTTATTAACAAAATCACTTGAGAAGGATGAGGAAGCTCCTGCTGATTACGATCAGCTTAAAGTGAATAATAAAAACTTAGAGGCGTTTTTCAATGGTCTAATTACGTATAAGCGTGGACCAATGCCAAAAAAAGAAGGCCATGTAGCTCCGGTACAAGAGAAGCCAGACCATGTAAACAATATGGTATTAAAAAAATTAAAAGTGGCATGCCAGCTAACGACAGAAGATATGCTAGATGTGTTAGATGATGGTGGTATTGCTGTATCCAAAGGTGAACTAGGCGCAATTATGCGTAAGCCAGGTCATCGCAACTACAAGGAATGCGGCGATAATTTCGCACGAAAATTTTTAAAAGGTCTATCCGTACGCTACCGAGGTTAA
- a CDS encoding radical SAM/SPASM domain-containing protein, translating into MKTFKKVYIEITSVCNLACSFCPPTERAKGLIKVEQFANILDEISGYTKYIYLHVKGEPLLHPRIGQLLDIAHEKGFKVNITTNGTLIKKNREKLLGKPALRQINFSLHSFDGHEGSENREKYLGDILEFVREVRDHNVIISYRLWNLQRNNISEIANRRNRETLEILEKEYDLDYEIQERVEMGKGVKIARNIYLNQDHEFRWPSLLEKADEGKGFCHALRTHAAILVDGSVVPCCLDGEGVINLGNVHEQKFGDIIESERAQNLVDGFSRREAVEELCKKCGFRQKFGMDSELPDV; encoded by the coding sequence TTGAAAACATTTAAAAAAGTTTATATTGAGATTACGAGCGTTTGCAATTTAGCGTGTAGCTTTTGTCCGCCAACTGAGCGCGCAAAAGGATTAATAAAAGTTGAACAATTCGCCAACATTTTAGATGAAATTAGTGGCTATACAAAATATATTTATTTACATGTAAAGGGGGAGCCCCTACTTCATCCTCGAATTGGCCAACTTTTAGATATCGCTCATGAAAAGGGCTTTAAGGTTAACATTACAACAAATGGTACATTAATTAAAAAGAATCGCGAAAAGCTATTAGGGAAGCCTGCGCTTCGTCAAATTAATTTTTCATTGCATAGCTTTGATGGCCATGAAGGATCAGAAAATCGTGAGAAGTATTTAGGCGATATTTTAGAATTTGTCCGTGAAGTAAGGGACCATAATGTCATTATTTCGTATCGCTTATGGAACCTACAGCGAAACAATATATCAGAAATCGCCAACCGTAGAAATCGCGAAACGCTTGAAATTCTTGAAAAAGAGTACGATTTGGATTATGAAATTCAAGAGCGTGTAGAAATGGGTAAGGGTGTAAAAATTGCGAGAAATATTTATCTAAATCAAGATCATGAATTCCGTTGGCCAAGTCTACTTGAAAAAGCAGATGAAGGAAAAGGTTTCTGTCATGCTTTACGTACACATGCTGCAATTTTAGTTGATGGTTCGGTAGTACCTTGCTGTTTAGATGGGGAAGGCGTAATTAACCTAGGGAATGTTCATGAGCAAAAATTTGGGGACATAATCGAAAGTGAACGTGCCCAAAATTTAGTAGATGGGTTTTCTCGTCGTGAAGCTGTCGAAGAATTATGTAAAAAGTGTGGATTCCGTCAAAAATTTGGCATGGATTCTGAATTACCTGACGTTTAA
- a CDS encoding metallophosphoesterase family protein — MNYLQYAILSDLHSHYKNTKKVLKHIREVAPNAEIIGLGDLFECTIGKKKAKTTRNAKLKDAAIIEDKFLNLLTFPSIIGNQEERIALVTGDQRFLQYEPVRIIEHATLIHGHQIELDEDFNPTFPDFQTPLLFFGHSHEAAIYINGLRQHVPYNIPLSIDQKCYQINVGAVVDKKEWCLYDSDKMTVTFMQA, encoded by the coding sequence GTGAATTATTTGCAATATGCAATTTTAAGTGACTTACATTCACATTACAAAAATACAAAAAAGGTGTTAAAGCATATTCGAGAGGTTGCTCCAAATGCCGAAATTATCGGCTTAGGTGATTTATTTGAATGCACAATCGGCAAGAAAAAGGCAAAAACTACTCGCAATGCGAAGCTAAAAGATGCTGCAATTATTGAAGATAAATTTTTAAACTTATTAACCTTTCCATCCATTATTGGAAACCAAGAAGAACGCATTGCTCTTGTAACAGGTGATCAACGTTTTTTGCAATACGAACCTGTACGTATTATTGAACATGCGACACTTATTCACGGACATCAAATTGAATTAGACGAGGATTTTAACCCGACATTTCCAGATTTTCAAACACCACTTTTATTTTTTGGGCACAGTCATGAAGCGGCGATTTATATTAATGGACTGCGTCAACATGTGCCGTATAATATACCACTTTCCATTGATCAAAAATGTTATCAAATCAATGTTGGTGCTGTTGTCGATAAAAAAGAATGGTGTCTTTATGACAGCGACAAGATGACTGTTACATTTATGCAGGCATAA
- a CDS encoding acyl-CoA dehydrogenase family protein, with translation MKFYTEEHQMFRKALRKMLDKEAYPYFDQWEQKRDIPREFWLKLGEHGFLCPMISEQYGGLGLDFGYSAILTEELERVGAGLASGIALHSDIVTPYIETYGTSEQKEKWLPKSVTGEYISAIAMTEPGAGSDLAGIQTVAKREGDFFIVNGEKTFITNGIHANYVIVVCKTDPQAIPAYKGISLIIVESGTPGFKRGKKLDKIGMHSADTGELIFEDARVPVANLLGEENRGFYYLMEKLQQERLVVALETQIEAECSLDLTINYVKERKAFGSRIADFQNTQFKLAEIATEIELGRTYVNSLVEKHIAGEAIVKEVSMAKWWISEMAKRVVADCLQLHGGYGYMEEYEIARRYRDIPVAAIYAGTTEIMKGIIAKQILK, from the coding sequence TTGAAATTTTACACAGAAGAACATCAAATGTTTAGAAAAGCATTACGAAAAATGCTTGATAAAGAGGCATACCCGTATTTCGATCAGTGGGAACAAAAACGTGACATCCCACGTGAATTTTGGCTGAAGTTAGGAGAGCACGGTTTTTTATGTCCGATGATTAGTGAACAATATGGTGGCTTAGGTTTAGATTTTGGCTATTCTGCGATATTAACAGAAGAATTAGAACGAGTAGGTGCTGGATTAGCAAGCGGTATCGCATTACACTCTGATATCGTCACACCTTACATAGAAACATACGGTACGTCTGAACAAAAAGAAAAGTGGCTCCCTAAAAGCGTTACTGGAGAATATATTTCTGCCATAGCTATGACAGAGCCAGGGGCAGGTTCAGATTTGGCAGGTATTCAAACGGTTGCGAAGCGTGAGGGGGATTTCTTTATTGTAAATGGTGAAAAAACCTTCATTACAAATGGTATACACGCAAATTATGTAATCGTTGTTTGTAAAACGGATCCGCAAGCTATACCAGCATATAAAGGAATTAGTTTAATTATTGTAGAGTCTGGTACGCCAGGCTTTAAACGAGGTAAGAAGCTCGACAAAATCGGGATGCATAGTGCGGATACAGGGGAATTGATTTTTGAGGATGCTCGTGTCCCAGTTGCAAATTTACTTGGTGAAGAAAATCGTGGGTTCTATTATTTAATGGAAAAGCTACAGCAGGAGCGTTTAGTCGTAGCGCTCGAAACACAAATAGAAGCTGAATGTAGCCTTGATTTAACAATCAATTATGTTAAAGAGCGTAAAGCCTTTGGGAGTCGTATTGCAGACTTTCAAAATACTCAATTCAAGCTAGCAGAAATAGCAACAGAAATTGAGCTAGGCAGAACATACGTAAATTCATTAGTTGAAAAGCACATTGCTGGTGAGGCAATTGTTAAAGAAGTATCAATGGCAAAATGGTGGATTAGTGAAATGGCTAAACGTGTTGTTGCAGATTGTCTACAGCTACACGGTGGCTACGGATATATGGAAGAGTATGAGATTGCTAGACGTTATCGGGATATCCCGGTAGCTGCGATTTACGCAGGAACTACAGAAATTATGAAAGGCATAATTGCAAAGCAAATATTAAAATAG
- a CDS encoding acetyl-CoA C-acetyltransferase, with amino-acid sequence MTNVYIVDGARTAFTAFGGSFANVDAVQLGTKTAVEALKRAGVKPEQVEHVIYGGVITTGANSAYLARHIGLYAGVPKEVPALTLNRLCGSGMQSVVSAAQMIQLGEADVVLAGGAENMSQSPYSNFDQRFNGSKMGNLQFIDMLQATLTDQYTGSGMGLTAEKLADQYMISREEQDAFAILSNERAAKAREEGKFAKEIVPVVIPTRKGDVIIDTDEHIKEGNSLESLAKLKPAFKKDGSVTAANASGINDGAASVIIASEQFVEQQGLSPLARIVSWGIAGVDPSIMGIGPAPAIRQALQRANLTITDMDLVEINEAFAAQYIAVEKELGLDREKTNVNGGAIALGHPVGASGTRILLSAAYELERRKGQYAVASLCIGGGQGIALVIERV; translated from the coding sequence ATGACAAATGTATATATTGTAGATGGAGCACGTACAGCCTTCACAGCATTTGGGGGTTCTTTTGCGAATGTGGACGCGGTTCAGCTTGGTACTAAAACAGCAGTTGAAGCATTAAAACGGGCAGGTGTAAAGCCAGAACAGGTGGAGCATGTAATCTATGGTGGTGTGATTACGACAGGAGCAAATTCAGCCTATTTAGCACGTCATATTGGTCTTTATGCAGGTGTTCCGAAAGAGGTGCCAGCGCTCACATTAAATCGTTTATGTGGCTCAGGCATGCAATCTGTAGTTTCAGCAGCACAAATGATTCAGCTTGGAGAAGCGGATGTTGTACTTGCTGGCGGGGCAGAAAATATGTCACAATCGCCATATTCAAATTTTGACCAACGCTTTAACGGTTCTAAAATGGGTAATCTACAATTTATCGATATGCTTCAGGCTACTTTAACGGATCAGTATACAGGCTCAGGGATGGGGTTAACGGCAGAGAAACTAGCCGATCAATATATGATTTCGAGAGAAGAGCAAGATGCTTTTGCCATTCTTTCGAACGAACGAGCTGCCAAAGCACGTGAAGAAGGGAAATTTGCGAAGGAAATTGTACCAGTCGTTATTCCGACAAGAAAAGGCGACGTTATTATTGATACGGATGAGCATATTAAAGAAGGAAATTCACTTGAAAGCCTAGCTAAGCTAAAACCTGCATTTAAAAAGGATGGCTCGGTCACAGCCGCAAATGCCTCTGGAATTAATGATGGTGCGGCGTCGGTCATTATTGCTAGTGAACAGTTTGTAGAGCAGCAAGGATTATCGCCTCTTGCACGCATTGTGTCTTGGGGAATCGCAGGAGTAGATCCTAGCATTATGGGAATTGGTCCTGCTCCAGCTATTCGGCAAGCATTACAACGGGCAAACTTAACAATAACGGATATGGATTTAGTCGAAATAAATGAGGCCTTTGCTGCACAATATATTGCGGTAGAAAAGGAACTTGGATTAGATCGTGAGAAAACAAATGTCAATGGTGGTGCTATTGCGTTAGGGCATCCAGTTGGAGCGAGTGGCACACGGATTCTATTATCTGCAGCTTATGAGCTTGAACGTCGCAAAGGTCAATATGCTGTAGCAAGTTTATGTATCGGTGGAGGGCAAGGTATTGCATTAGTTATTGAACGTGTGTAA
- a CDS encoding DEAD/DEAH box helicase, translated as MSVINLLNETLQNKWSFETTMKIQDEMIPAMIDGKDIVAESPTGSGKTLAYTLPILNKVDGKKKQTQALIVAPSQELAMQIVEVIRDWTVGTDITVQQLIGGANSARQIEKLKKKPTIVVGTPGRLNELIRQGKLKLKEVETVVLDECDQLLSREYRVVVKSFIEGAAYGRQVVVVSATITEEIKLVAERLMFEPIQITIKPEDIAKAGKVIHSFIKVEERDKTDFLRRLANTEGVRGLAFVNNIDQVLMKQNKLAYKDAPIVALHSDMKKEERKKALDAFRNGDARILIATDIAARGLDISGLTHVIHVDVPRTIEQYTHRSGRTGRAGADGEVLTLLSYKDEKTYKKWVRDISQKPVQKIWHQGKFIEGNSKTVSASKGEPKKATEKMKKTYQSKTGKKGVTFSKAKKEKK; from the coding sequence ATGTCAGTAATTAACTTACTAAATGAAACGTTACAAAATAAATGGTCGTTTGAAACGACAATGAAAATTCAAGATGAAATGATTCCAGCAATGATAGATGGCAAAGATATCGTTGCAGAATCACCAACAGGTTCAGGGAAAACACTTGCTTATACACTACCGATTTTGAATAAGGTAGACGGAAAGAAAAAGCAAACACAAGCTCTAATCGTTGCACCTTCACAAGAACTGGCTATGCAAATTGTGGAAGTAATTCGCGATTGGACAGTTGGCACAGACATTACAGTTCAGCAATTAATTGGCGGTGCAAACTCAGCACGTCAAATCGAAAAATTAAAGAAAAAGCCAACGATTGTTGTTGGGACACCAGGTCGTTTAAATGAATTAATACGTCAAGGGAAGCTAAAGCTTAAAGAAGTTGAAACGGTTGTATTAGATGAGTGTGATCAATTATTAAGCCGTGAATACCGCGTTGTTGTAAAGTCATTTATTGAAGGTGCAGCCTATGGGCGTCAAGTAGTTGTTGTATCAGCAACGATTACGGAAGAAATTAAATTAGTAGCAGAACGTTTAATGTTTGAGCCAATCCAAATTACAATTAAGCCTGAAGATATTGCAAAGGCAGGTAAAGTGATACATTCATTCATTAAAGTAGAAGAGCGTGACAAAACAGATTTCCTACGTCGCTTGGCGAATACTGAAGGTGTTCGTGGTCTAGCGTTCGTTAACAATATCGACCAAGTATTAATGAAACAAAATAAGTTAGCCTATAAAGATGCACCAATTGTAGCACTTCATTCAGATATGAAAAAAGAAGAGCGTAAAAAGGCATTAGATGCATTCCGCAATGGCGATGCGCGTATTTTAATTGCAACGGACATTGCAGCACGTGGTTTAGATATTTCAGGTTTGACACATGTTATTCACGTAGATGTACCACGTACGATTGAACAATATACACATCGTTCTGGACGTACAGGACGTGCGGGAGCAGATGGTGAAGTATTAACACTGCTTTCATATAAAGACGAAAAAACGTACAAAAAATGGGTACGTGACATTTCACAAAAACCAGTTCAAAAAATTTGGCACCAAGGCAAATTTATTGAAGGAAATTCTAAAACTGTTTCTGCTTCTAAGGGAGAGCCTAAAAAAGCAACTGAAAAGATGAAAAAAACTTACCAATCCAAAACAGGTAAAAAGGGCGTAACATTCAGTAAAGCGAAAAAGGAGAAAAAATAA
- a CDS encoding aminopeptidase: MTFQEKLEQYAELAVRIGVNIQKGQYLLINTSTEALEFTRIVVKKAYEAGAGRVHVNLTDPGFERSYYEHVTVEETANYPKWVVAQRDELIERKGALLWIDAENPDLLVGIDVEKIGAQQKAAGTALVNYRKAVMNDQIAWSIIAVPSPKWAAKVFPQVPEAEQVSALWDAIFKTVRIGEGDAVEKWQAHIDQLHNRADLLNEKHFKELHYKAPGTDLTIELPEKHLWKSGSSKTPEGTVFIANMPTEEVFTLPAKFGVNGYVSNTKPLAYKGNIIDHFKLTFEDGKIVKAEAEVGNDLLQQLILSDEGASYLGEVALVPHESPISQSNILYYNTLFDENASNHLAIGEAYPTCYEGGKELEEGQLEALGINRSITHEDFMIGSAEMDIDGVLADGKVEPIFRKGNWAF; the protein is encoded by the coding sequence ATGACATTCCAAGAAAAATTAGAGCAATATGCAGAGCTAGCTGTGCGTATTGGTGTAAACATTCAAAAGGGTCAATATTTATTAATTAATACTTCAACAGAGGCATTAGAATTTACGCGAATCGTTGTAAAAAAAGCATACGAAGCAGGTGCAGGACGTGTACATGTCAACTTAACAGATCCAGGTTTCGAACGTTCTTATTATGAACATGTAACAGTTGAAGAAACAGCTAATTATCCAAAGTGGGTTGTCGCACAACGTGATGAATTAATCGAGCGTAAAGGTGCGCTTTTATGGATTGATGCAGAAAATCCAGATTTACTAGTAGGTATCGATGTAGAAAAAATAGGAGCCCAGCAAAAAGCAGCGGGTACAGCATTAGTAAACTATCGTAAAGCAGTAATGAACGATCAAATTGCTTGGTCAATTATTGCGGTACCATCACCAAAATGGGCGGCAAAAGTATTCCCACAAGTACCAGAAGCCGAGCAAGTATCGGCTTTGTGGGATGCGATTTTTAAAACGGTTCGAATTGGCGAGGGCGATGCGGTCGAAAAATGGCAGGCACATATTGATCAGTTACACAACCGTGCTGACCTTTTAAATGAAAAACATTTCAAAGAATTACACTATAAAGCACCAGGGACGGATTTAACGATTGAGCTTCCAGAAAAGCATTTGTGGAAAAGTGGAAGCAGCAAAACGCCAGAAGGTACAGTATTTATTGCAAATATGCCAACTGAAGAAGTATTCACATTACCTGCGAAGTTTGGTGTAAACGGCTATGTTTCAAATACAAAGCCTTTAGCGTATAAAGGGAATATTATAGATCATTTCAAATTAACATTTGAAGACGGAAAAATTGTGAAGGCAGAAGCAGAAGTTGGAAATGATTTATTACAACAGTTAATTCTTTCTGACGAAGGTGCTTCCTATTTAGGTGAGGTAGCATTAGTCCCTCATGAATCACCAATTTCTCAATCAAACATTTTATATTACAACACATTGTTCGATGAAAATGCATCGAACCATTTAGCCATTGGCGAAGCGTATCCAACTTGCTATGAAGGTGGGAAAGAGCTAGAGGAAGGTCAGCTTGAAGCGCTAGGTATTAATCGTTCAATTACACATGAAGATTTCATGATTGGTAGCGCGGAAATGGACATTGATGGTGTTTTAGCGGACGGTAAGGTGGAGCCAATTTTCCGTAAAGGAAACTGGGCATTTTAA
- a CDS encoding SGNH/GDSL hydrolase family protein codes for MRKLVLGMLFILLCIPQHTYANRGEVYVALGDSLAAGQTPYSQIDAGYTDFIALQLMRHQKLAHFSKELSFPGYRVQNVIDSIQTEPAQQLLKNATIVTISAGANNLLPLISHNANNGSLAFSQLSVNFALNEVRLQLKELLQQVQEKAPYATIYVMGYYFPYTSVHEKQMIGATKALALLNDILQQEAKAADAVFVDIYKEFGERSVKYLPNVSDVHPNQLGYRVMANEMLAKFIGNRSLQLAEKNMPEPSPKSFEEILVERQASDEVALRGVYVASYFTANQSARPLMS; via the coding sequence ATGCGTAAGCTTGTTTTAGGAATGCTCTTCATATTGTTGTGCATTCCACAGCACACTTATGCCAATCGAGGGGAAGTGTATGTAGCGCTTGGCGATTCATTGGCAGCAGGGCAAACTCCATACTCTCAAATAGACGCTGGCTATACGGATTTCATTGCATTACAGTTAATGCGGCATCAAAAGCTAGCTCATTTTTCAAAAGAATTATCTTTTCCAGGCTATCGTGTTCAAAATGTTATCGATAGTATTCAAACAGAGCCAGCACAGCAGCTTCTAAAAAATGCTACTATCGTAACGATTTCGGCTGGTGCAAATAATTTATTGCCGCTGATTTCTCATAATGCTAATAATGGATCACTAGCCTTTTCTCAGCTTTCAGTAAATTTTGCATTAAATGAAGTACGTCTGCAACTGAAAGAGCTGTTACAGCAAGTTCAAGAGAAGGCACCTTATGCAACGATCTATGTAATGGGCTATTATTTCCCTTATACAAGTGTTCATGAGAAACAAATGATAGGAGCAACGAAAGCATTAGCTTTATTAAATGATATTTTACAGCAGGAAGCGAAGGCAGCAGATGCGGTATTTGTTGATATTTATAAGGAATTTGGTGAACGGTCAGTAAAATACTTGCCAAACGTATCTGATGTACATCCAAATCAATTAGGCTATCGTGTAATGGCAAATGAAATGCTGGCAAAATTCATTGGTAACCGTTCTTTACAGCTCGCGGAAAAAAACATGCCCGAGCCAAGTCCTAAATCATTTGAAGAGATTTTAGTAGAGCGCCAAGCTTCTGATGAAGTGGCATTACGAGGGGTCTATGTAGCGTCGTATTTTACTGCCAATCAATCAGCTAGGCCATTAATGTCATAA